Within Deltaproteobacteria bacterium, the genomic segment CGTGCAAATACAGAACGCAAGCTCTTCAAATATCTTGAGGTCGTCCGCCTCCCCGTAGATAGTCCTGAAATCGTTCAGTCTTGTTCTGATTAGCTCCTTCTTTTCGTAATAGGAGACTCTGAGCCTTTCGTAGCAATCCTTTGTCATTTTAATTATAAGTTATCTGTTGTGCAGGCAAGGAAAGGAAAAACCGGAATTATTTATAAATCGTCAATCTGTCGCCGGGTGTAAGGCTGGGAGATTCAAGGTTGTTCCACTTCTTGATACTTGTGACGGATACGTTATGTCTGCTCGCGATTTCCCACAATGTATCGCCTTTCTTGACTTTATATTTTATTACGTCGCTGCTTGCCGTCTGAGTAGATTTAGAGTGCCCGTTGGGTATTACAAGCACCTGTCCCGATCTTATACTAGTGCCGCTCAGGTTGTTCGCGCTCTTGAGCGATGCCAGCCTGACCCCGTGTTTTTGAGCAATCCCCCCAAGTGTATCGCCAGGTCTGACCTTATACTTCGAGCTGCCGTTAGTGCTTGCGTACCCGCTTGAGCTTGTGTGACTCCCGCCGGACGAGCCCGGGATACTCAGCACCTGTCCGTATTTTATAACCGACCCTTTTATGCCGTTGGCGCCTTTTATGGATGCGACCGAAACCCCGTGCCTTTGAGCTATGCTGCCCAAAGTGTCGCCGCGCTGCACTTTATACTTCGCCGCGCTTTTCGTGGTTCCGCTCGAGCCTGAGTAACTGCCCGTAGAGGAGCCGGGAATCGTCAGGACTTGCCCCCGTCTGATAGTTGAGCCATTTATATTATTTGCGCCTTTTATAGATGCGACCGAAACCCCGTGTCTTTGAGCGATACCGCCCAGAGTGTCCCCTGGTTTTACCTTATAACTGCCGTTGGAAGCGGTTCCGGCGGAATTGTTATTCGAAGCGGCATAGGTACTGCCGTTTGCGATGTAGGGAATGGTCAGCTCCTGTCCCGCCATAATGGTTGACCCTTTTATTCTGTTTGCCTGTTTTATTGTTGAGATGCTTACGTTGTGCCTGGCCGCGATGCCTCCCAGAGTATCTCCCGGTCTGACTTTGTATTTCGCCGCTTTAGCGGTATTGGTCGCGCTTGCCTGCGTATCGTAGTAACGTCCGGAAGCGCCCGGAATTGTAAGCACCTGTCCAGATTTAATTAGCGAGCCCCTGAGGCCGTTTGCGTTCTTGATTGATCCGATGCTCACCCTGTGCCTTGCGGCTATGGCCCCGAGCGTATCCCCGCGCCTCACCCTGTATTTAGCTGTCGTCGTATAATCCTTTGAAGAAGAATATGAGGAGGATGAGCCGGAACCGCCCGGTATTCTGAGCACCTGGCCGACTCTTATGGTCGAGCCTCTGAGCCCGTTCGCCCTTTTAATGCTCGATACGCTTACTCTGTAGCGTCCGGCGATTTTGCCGAGCGTATCCCCCCGCCTTACCTTATGTCTCGAAGCCACGCTTCTCTGAGACACGGCGGGATTAACATCTTTTAGCGCGTAAAGCTCTTTGCTCTTCCTTGAAGTTGCCGAGGCGTAGCCCAAAGGAACATTTAGTTCGTACATCCCTCCCGGAGGGGTGGCGTTCAATTGTAATGCGGGATTCAGCTCTACAAGCCTCGTCTGGCTCATGCCTATTACTTTCGCAATGTCGTTCAGGCTTTTTTGCGGCGGAACCATAACTGTTTCGGATGTTTCGGGATCGTGATAATCAATCCCTACGAATCCGTACTTGTCGGGGTTCTTGGCTATAATGAGGGCGGCCATCAGTTTTGGAACGTAGTTTTTAGTTTCCGTCGGTAGTGTGAATTCCGATATTTGCCAGAAATCGTTAATCTGATATTTGTCTATTGCGGCCTGGACGCGGTCCTCACCGCAATTGTATCCCGCTGCCGCCAGTTCCCAGGATTGAAACATGGCGTAGAGATCGCTGAGATAGTTTGCCGCTGCTATGGTCGATTTTCTCGGGTCCATTCTTTCGTCAACCCAATTATCCACTCTGAGACCGTATCTTTTGGCGGTAGGTTTTATGAACTGCCAGGGACCCACGGCAGCCGCGTGTGATCTGGCTTTTACATTGAATCCGCTTTCTATCATCGAAAGATAAACAAGATCGGGCGGCATACCTCTTTCTTCCAGTATCTCCTTCATGGACGGTATATATTTCCCCGAGCGGGCCAGCCATATACTGAAAGACTTCCGCCCCCTGTTCTGAAAATAAGACATGTAGTGGATTACCCTGTCGTTCAAAACTACGGGTATTTCGGTTTCCGTCTCCGGGACTACGTCCGGGAATTGTTCAAAAATGTTTTCAATGTAATAGTATGTTTTCCAGCCCTGCACCTGAGGATTCAGTATGAAGAAGCTTGATCTTATGTCCTCTGCCTGATTTATGGTGCTCTCTCTATCAATAAATCGTATCTCCGGATCGGCTTCAGTCTGGCTCATATGAATTCCCGGAACGGATGATCCAGAGGTTTTTGAGGTAAAGGATTTGCTCCCGCATCCGATCAGCAGAAGCGAAATGGTAGCCGTAAGTAGGAAATACC encodes:
- a CDS encoding LysM peptidoglycan-binding domain-containing protein, with product MSQTEADPEIRFIDRESTINQAEDIRSSFFILNPQVQGWKTYYYIENIFEQFPDVVPETETEIPVVLNDRVIHYMSYFQNRGRKSFSIWLARSGKYIPSMKEILEERGMPPDLVYLSMIESGFNVKARSHAAAVGPWQFIKPTAKRYGLRVDNWVDERMDPRKSTIAAANYLSDLYAMFQSWELAAAGYNCGEDRVQAAIDKYQINDFWQISEFTLPTETKNYVPKLMAALIIAKNPDKYGFVGIDYHDPETSETVMVPPQKSLNDIAKVIGMSQTRLVELNPALQLNATPPGGMYELNVPLGYASATSRKSKELYALKDVNPAVSQRSVASRHKVRRGDTLGKIAGRYRVSVSSIKRANGLRGSTIRVGQVLRIPGGSGSSSSYSSSKDYTTTAKYRVRRGDTLGAIAARHRVSIGSIKNANGLRGSLIKSGQVLTIPGASGRYYDTQASATNTAKAAKYKVRPGDTLGGIAARHNVSISTIKQANRIKGSTIMAGQELTIPYIANGSTYAASNNNSAGTASNGSYKVKPGDTLGGIAQRHGVSVASIKGANNINGSTIRRGQVLTIPGSSTGSYSGSSGTTKSAAKYKVQRGDTLGSIAQRHGVSVASIKGANGIKGSVIKYGQVLSIPGSSGGSHTSSSGYASTNGSSKYKVRPGDTLGGIAQKHGVRLASLKSANNLSGTSIRSGQVLVIPNGHSKSTQTASSDVIKYKVKKGDTLWEIASRHNVSVTSIKKWNNLESPSLTPGDRLTIYK